The following proteins come from a genomic window of Pyxidicoccus sp. MSG2:
- a CDS encoding DinB family protein translates to MDTSQTAESPAQPHPFVRKLRMHREFFHRTLECFRDEDASSRVTPAAMTAAGQVLHAAAAIEFFLSGLFGVFEGWSPMSQRQPGFVDMSWTEGANIGLEERNTSPEVQEAGRSLKKAAELFDRSMDSASALFGARTMEELVQVPLPPTPIFPPWFTAAHVFEIMIDHTAHHRGALAQYARGLGLEPKIPYFDMAEARHEAMLMSGQESGAGTPVAAVK, encoded by the coding sequence ATGGATACCTCCCAGACCGCCGAGAGCCCGGCCCAACCTCACCCCTTCGTCCGGAAGCTCCGCATGCACCGGGAGTTCTTTCACCGCACCCTGGAATGTTTCAGGGATGAAGACGCAAGCTCCCGAGTGACTCCGGCGGCCATGACCGCCGCGGGCCAGGTGCTGCATGCGGCGGCGGCCATCGAGTTCTTCCTCTCGGGCTTGTTCGGCGTGTTCGAGGGCTGGTCTCCGATGTCGCAGCGCCAGCCGGGCTTCGTCGACATGTCATGGACGGAGGGCGCCAACATCGGCCTCGAGGAGCGGAACACTTCTCCCGAGGTGCAGGAGGCTGGCCGCTCGCTCAAGAAGGCGGCGGAGTTGTTCGACCGGTCGATGGATTCCGCCAGCGCGCTGTTCGGCGCCAGGACGATGGAAGAGCTCGTGCAGGTGCCCCTGCCCCCCACTCCCATCTTCCCTCCGTGGTTCACGGCAGCCCATGTCTTCGAGATCATGATCGACCACACGGCGCATCACCGGGGAGCGCTGGCGCAGTACGCGCGCGGCCTGGGACTGGAGCCGAAGATTCCCTACTTTGACATGGCCGAGGCGCGCCACGAGGCCATGCTCATGTCCGGCCAGGAGTCAGGAGCAGGAACCCCGGTGGCGGCCGTCAAGTAG
- the serC gene encoding 3-phosphoserine/phosphohydroxythreonine transaminase: MRVINFNPGPAGLPLPALERARDELLEFQGSGMSIMEHSHRGKEYEAVHDEAISLLTGLLGIPATHQVLFLTGGASQQFAQVPMNFLTPEAASADYLMTGVWSEKAFDEAKYYGKPRVAATTVQPDKHYTRVPRQDELNLDPKAAYVHITSNNTIYGTQWHTFPDVGSVPLVADMSSDFLWKAMDVSRFGLIYAGAQKNLGPSGVTLVVADKGFIARGRKDIPKVFRYSTHAENNSLYNTPPTLAIYLVRNVLAWVKDVGGLAQLEKWNREKAALLYGAIDRNAGFYRGPVERESRSVMNVVFHLPTEELNTTFVAEAKKAGMVGLKGHRTAGGIRVSTYNAVTVENVRTLATFMDHFVKMRG; encoded by the coding sequence ATGCGCGTCATCAACTTCAACCCCGGACCCGCTGGACTGCCCCTCCCCGCGCTGGAGCGCGCCCGGGACGAGCTGCTCGAGTTCCAGGGCTCCGGCATGTCCATCATGGAGCACAGCCACCGGGGCAAGGAGTACGAGGCCGTCCACGACGAGGCCATCTCCCTCCTGACGGGGTTGCTCGGCATTCCCGCCACCCACCAGGTCCTCTTCCTCACCGGTGGCGCATCGCAGCAGTTCGCCCAGGTGCCGATGAACTTCCTCACCCCGGAAGCCGCCAGCGCGGACTACCTCATGACGGGGGTGTGGAGCGAGAAGGCCTTCGACGAGGCGAAGTACTACGGCAAGCCCCGCGTCGCGGCGACCACCGTCCAGCCCGACAAGCACTACACGCGCGTGCCCCGTCAGGACGAGCTGAACCTGGACCCGAAGGCCGCCTACGTCCACATCACCAGCAACAACACCATCTACGGCACCCAGTGGCACACCTTCCCGGACGTGGGGAGCGTGCCGCTCGTGGCGGACATGAGCTCGGACTTCCTGTGGAAGGCCATGGACGTGAGCCGCTTCGGGCTCATCTACGCCGGCGCGCAGAAGAACCTGGGCCCGTCGGGGGTGACGCTGGTGGTGGCCGACAAGGGCTTCATCGCCCGGGGCCGCAAGGACATCCCCAAGGTCTTCCGCTACAGCACCCACGCGGAGAACAACTCGCTCTACAACACGCCCCCCACCCTCGCCATCTACCTGGTGCGCAACGTGCTGGCGTGGGTGAAGGACGTGGGCGGCCTGGCGCAGCTGGAGAAGTGGAACCGCGAGAAGGCGGCGCTGCTCTACGGCGCCATCGACCGCAACGCGGGCTTCTACCGTGGGCCCGTGGAGCGCGAGTCCCGTTCAGTGATGAACGTTGTCTTCCACCTGCCCACCGAGGAGCTGAACACCACCTTCGTCGCCGAGGCGAAGAAGGCGGGCATGGTGGGACTGAAGGGACACCGCACCGCGGGCGGCATCCGCGTTTCCACGTACAACGCCGTCACGGTGGAGAATGTGCGTACGCTGGCCACCTTCATGGATCACTTCGTGAAGATGCGCGGCTAG
- a CDS encoding GlsB/YeaQ/YmgE family stress response membrane protein: protein MGICAWLALGGIAGWLASIIKGTNARMGMFANIATGIVGSMIGGWLFSLIGGRGVTGFNLYSLAVATVGAVILITIVQAIRK, encoded by the coding sequence ATGGGAATCTGCGCGTGGCTGGCGTTGGGCGGAATCGCGGGCTGGCTGGCCAGCATCATCAAGGGCACCAACGCCCGGATGGGGATGTTCGCGAACATCGCCACCGGAATCGTGGGCTCGATGATTGGCGGCTGGCTGTTCAGCCTGATTGGCGGCAGGGGTGTGACGGGCTTCAACCTCTACTCGCTGGCGGTGGCCACGGTGGGGGCCGTCATCCTCATCACCATCGTCCAGGCCATCCGAAAATAG
- a CDS encoding aspartyl protease family protein, with protein sequence MTSPTCFQHPDTAATTRCGGCDKSLCTKCATFDGGKDRCAACVARYHQGKKTRAVVMGAVLVLAAGGVGGWFALRPPGAASSEAQAFDHGKKGMFIRHLKDELGRQPCDKAKGREYAQALFEAGDLRGVIQAGDDFIAQCGKSTALRQLTYTAHVQLQEFDLAARDVTELIEGAPSNAGYFIWRGMAYEAASALDKATADFHQAFLLKPSEAQVTNLLATAAMREGRACDARMTVLEHFQSQPGKARDPKMEQRLAELSSAGRCGSDGRGRAELSFPAKAPRIVEFPVEGGAPGRLLVDTDSARVVLSKAFAQRLGLSLEGARTVRLQAAHDVLTVQLTEVSELALQGAKATHVEVGVADTLPDGVDGLLGLNFLARFDVKEDAKAGRLTLTERAPAPRAAATP encoded by the coding sequence ATGACCTCACCCACCTGCTTCCAGCATCCCGACACCGCCGCGACCACCCGCTGTGGCGGCTGTGACAAGTCCCTCTGTACGAAGTGCGCCACCTTCGACGGCGGCAAGGACCGCTGCGCGGCCTGCGTCGCGCGCTACCACCAGGGGAAGAAGACCCGCGCGGTGGTGATGGGCGCGGTGCTCGTCCTGGCCGCTGGTGGCGTCGGAGGCTGGTTCGCGCTGCGCCCACCCGGCGCGGCGTCCTCCGAGGCCCAGGCCTTCGACCACGGCAAGAAGGGCATGTTCATCCGCCATCTGAAGGACGAGCTGGGCCGCCAGCCCTGCGACAAGGCGAAGGGCCGCGAGTATGCCCAGGCCCTGTTCGAGGCCGGAGACCTGCGGGGCGTCATCCAGGCCGGTGACGACTTCATCGCGCAGTGCGGGAAGTCCACCGCGCTCCGGCAGCTCACCTACACGGCGCACGTCCAGCTCCAGGAGTTCGACCTCGCCGCCAGGGACGTGACGGAGCTCATCGAAGGCGCTCCGAGCAACGCGGGCTACTTCATCTGGCGCGGCATGGCGTACGAGGCGGCCAGCGCGCTGGACAAGGCGACAGCGGACTTCCACCAGGCCTTCCTCCTCAAGCCGAGCGAGGCCCAGGTCACCAACCTCCTGGCCACCGCCGCCATGCGGGAGGGCCGGGCCTGCGACGCCCGGATGACGGTCCTGGAGCACTTCCAGTCGCAGCCCGGCAAGGCGCGGGATCCGAAGATGGAGCAGCGGCTGGCGGAGCTCTCCAGCGCGGGCCGGTGCGGGAGCGACGGGCGGGGCCGCGCGGAGCTGTCCTTCCCGGCCAAGGCCCCCCGTATCGTGGAGTTCCCGGTGGAGGGCGGGGCGCCAGGCCGCTTGCTGGTGGACACCGACTCGGCGCGCGTCGTGCTGTCGAAGGCGTTCGCCCAGCGGCTGGGCCTGTCGCTCGAGGGCGCGCGCACCGTCCGGCTCCAGGCGGCCCATGACGTCCTCACCGTCCAGTTGACGGAGGTGTCCGAGCTCGCGCTGCAAGGAGCGAAGGCCACCCACGTCGAGGTGGGCGTGGCCGACACGCTGCCCGACGGCGTGGATGGGCTGCTCGGGCTCAACTTTCTCGCTCGCTTCGACGTGAAGGAGGACGCGAAGGCGGGCCGCCTGACGCTCACCGAGCGCGCCCCCGCCCCCCGGGCCGCCGCTACGCCCTGA
- a CDS encoding PA0069 family radical SAM protein, producing the protein MKARPVDNPPNPWASTAVEYLDEIPPSKLEVFEDHSRQVVSRNDSPDVCFTWSVNPYRGCLHACAYCYARPTHQYLDMGAGTDFETKLVVKPRAPELLREAFDKPSWKGETVVFSGVTDCYQPLEASMRLTRGCLEVCAEYRNPVGIITKGVLIERDIDVLQRLARDARLWVSISLPFHNAELARAMEPYAASPSRRLLAIQRLTEAGIDVAVSVSPIIPGLNDEDIHRVLASAREAGATRAHHTLVRLPGPVQQVFEERLRTKLPLRAERVLHRIRETRGGELTDSRFKHRMRGEGLYAETIHRLFHTAARKAGIRTSSVTEPDAPDTFRRPERKPPPTPQLSLF; encoded by the coding sequence GTGAAGGCCCGTCCCGTCGACAATCCGCCCAACCCCTGGGCGAGCACCGCGGTGGAGTACCTGGACGAGATTCCGCCCTCGAAGCTGGAGGTGTTCGAGGACCACAGCCGGCAGGTGGTGTCGCGCAACGACAGCCCGGACGTGTGCTTCACCTGGAGCGTCAACCCGTACCGGGGCTGCCTCCACGCCTGCGCGTACTGCTACGCGAGGCCCACGCACCAGTACCTGGACATGGGCGCCGGCACGGACTTCGAGACGAAGCTGGTGGTGAAGCCGCGTGCGCCGGAGTTGCTGCGCGAGGCCTTCGACAAGCCGTCCTGGAAGGGCGAGACTGTGGTCTTCAGCGGCGTCACCGACTGCTACCAGCCGCTGGAGGCCTCGATGCGCCTGACGCGCGGGTGCCTGGAGGTCTGCGCCGAGTACCGCAACCCGGTGGGCATCATCACCAAGGGCGTGCTGATTGAGCGGGACATCGACGTGCTCCAGCGCCTGGCGCGGGACGCGCGGCTGTGGGTGAGCATCAGCCTGCCCTTCCACAACGCGGAACTGGCGCGCGCCATGGAGCCCTACGCGGCGTCACCGAGCCGGCGGCTGCTCGCGATTCAGCGGCTCACCGAGGCCGGCATCGACGTGGCGGTGTCCGTGTCTCCCATCATCCCCGGGCTCAACGACGAGGACATCCACCGGGTGCTGGCCTCCGCGCGCGAGGCCGGCGCCACCCGCGCGCACCACACGCTGGTGCGCCTGCCCGGCCCGGTGCAGCAGGTCTTCGAGGAGCGCCTGCGCACGAAGCTGCCCCTGCGCGCCGAGCGCGTGCTGCACCGCATCCGCGAGACGCGCGGCGGGGAGCTCACCGACTCGCGCTTCAAGCACCGCATGCGCGGCGAGGGGCTCTACGCGGAGACCATCCACCGCCTCTTCCATACGGCGGCGAGGAAGGCCGGAATCCGCACGTCCTCCGTCACCGAGCCCGACGCTCCGGACACCTTCCGGCGCCCGGAGCGCAAGCCTCCGCCCACGCCCCAGCTCAGCCTGTTCTGA
- a CDS encoding chalcone isomerase family protein codes for MKATLSAVALTLMLAAPAFAKEVEVAGVKYPETATVEGKELKLNGVGLRTKVVFKVYTAGLYVENPSSDGAQIISSDQIKRVRMYMLRDLEKKTIADAMSDGFKKNAGTKMAELQPKLDTFTSALTDAKKGDEIILTYVPGQGTRVQSAKGGQQITVEGKDFADALFSVFVGKNPVDGGLKDGMLGKD; via the coding sequence ATGAAAGCCACGCTGTCCGCCGTTGCGCTGACCCTGATGCTCGCCGCTCCCGCGTTCGCCAAGGAGGTTGAGGTTGCCGGGGTGAAGTACCCGGAAACGGCCACGGTGGAGGGCAAGGAGCTGAAGCTCAACGGGGTGGGCCTGCGCACCAAGGTCGTCTTCAAGGTCTACACCGCGGGGTTGTACGTGGAGAACCCGTCGTCGGACGGGGCGCAGATCATCAGCTCGGATCAGATCAAGCGCGTGCGCATGTACATGCTGCGGGATTTGGAGAAGAAGACCATCGCCGACGCCATGTCCGACGGCTTCAAGAAGAACGCCGGCACGAAGATGGCGGAGCTCCAGCCCAAGCTGGACACCTTCACCTCGGCCCTCACCGACGCGAAGAAGGGTGACGAAATCATCCTCACCTACGTCCCCGGCCAGGGCACCCGGGTACAGAGCGCCAAGGGCGGCCAGCAGATCACCGTCGAGGGCAAGGACTTCGCGGACGCGCTCTTCTCCGTCTTCGTGGGGAAGAACCCCGTGGACGGTGGCCTCAAGGACGGGATGCTCGGCAAGGACTGA
- a CDS encoding serine/threonine protein kinase: MERRGYGAYGAVYRAFSVEGGSGPVALKLALRPGDERFAREVELLSRIRHPSVPRLIGSGSWQSPWGLLHPWLAMEWVEGLSLYEWAQVVSPTSRQVLHTFARLARALAATHAVEGVHRDVKGDNVLVSATDGQVFLTDFGCGHYVGAVPLTSPPFPPGTPPYRSPEALRSVRLPILESTPAYAPGPADDVFALGVTAYRLVTGEYPPSVAPLDKDSQVWSPEGAGPRPARVVNVRCCAELSALVSRMLSVRPEARGSARELAEALERAARKAGPEAEVPLFAREEAWSKDVWAVPRHVVPRTPGRLNRSWLAAASLGGAVALAAGGMMLSVQLGEETETRHASAPEDAKDAGTVAVGDTALTAPVPLVRAPSAWSTIAVDVPPRPLPGQARPDATGRCPGRGVPINGGCWLKLELGVKDCEDDYNNYVFKGACYGPAFPKPRPSTSGSSEHVGDDGP; the protein is encoded by the coding sequence ATGGAGCGGAGGGGCTATGGAGCCTACGGCGCCGTCTACCGCGCCTTCAGCGTTGAGGGCGGGTCCGGACCCGTCGCCCTCAAGCTGGCCCTGCGCCCCGGAGATGAGCGCTTCGCACGAGAAGTGGAGCTGCTCTCCCGCATCCGCCACCCGAGCGTCCCGCGCCTCATTGGCAGTGGGAGCTGGCAATCGCCGTGGGGCCTCCTCCATCCCTGGCTCGCGATGGAGTGGGTCGAGGGCCTGTCCCTGTACGAATGGGCACAGGTGGTGAGCCCCACCTCCCGCCAGGTGCTCCACACCTTCGCCCGCCTCGCGCGGGCCCTGGCGGCCACTCATGCCGTTGAAGGCGTTCACAGAGACGTGAAGGGTGACAACGTCCTCGTGAGCGCCACGGATGGCCAGGTCTTCCTCACCGACTTCGGCTGCGGACACTACGTGGGTGCCGTCCCACTGACGTCGCCGCCATTTCCTCCCGGGACTCCGCCCTACCGCTCGCCGGAGGCCTTGCGCTCCGTGCGGCTCCCCATCCTCGAGTCGACCCCGGCCTACGCGCCCGGGCCGGCGGATGATGTCTTCGCATTGGGGGTGACTGCATACCGGCTGGTGACTGGCGAATACCCTCCCTCGGTGGCGCCGCTGGACAAGGACTCCCAAGTCTGGAGCCCGGAGGGGGCGGGCCCGCGGCCTGCACGCGTCGTCAACGTCCGCTGCTGCGCGGAGCTGAGCGCGCTCGTGTCGCGGATGCTTTCGGTGCGGCCTGAGGCACGTGGCAGTGCCCGCGAGCTGGCCGAGGCTTTGGAGCGGGCCGCGAGGAAGGCGGGGCCGGAAGCAGAGGTGCCTCTCTTCGCGAGGGAGGAGGCCTGGTCCAAGGATGTATGGGCCGTCCCCCGGCACGTCGTGCCACGGACGCCGGGGCGCCTCAATCGCTCATGGCTCGCTGCGGCCAGCCTGGGAGGTGCCGTGGCTCTGGCAGCCGGGGGAATGATGCTGAGCGTGCAGCTCGGAGAAGAGACCGAGACGCGACACGCGTCAGCGCCCGAGGATGCAAAGGATGCCGGCACCGTGGCGGTCGGAGACACCGCGTTGACGGCCCCGGTGCCGCTGGTGCGGGCGCCTTCCGCGTGGTCGACCATCGCGGTGGACGTGCCCCCCAGGCCGCTTCCAGGACAGGCGCGACCGGATGCAACGGGCCGCTGTCCCGGCAGGGGGGTTCCCATCAATGGTGGGTGCTGGCTGAAGCTGGAGCTTGGCGTGAAGGATTGTGAAGACGACTACAACAATTACGTGTTCAAGGGCGCATGTTACGGCCCCGCATTTCCGAAGCCGCGTCCGTCCACCTCGGGTTCCTCGGAGCACGTCGGAGACGACGGCCCATAG
- a CDS encoding sigma-70 family RNA polymerase sigma factor: MGSSEGLTEWVLRASRGEASAYSELYRRSRPMVARLVAGFAPLDPDEVEDVIQETFVRAFRALPRLKEVGAFEAWLLSIARNRARTRLERKSSTRRLEDDVADPEPDSVPHIPEALQLERDIEVVRRLIAELPEGEEKRTVQLFYIEGELSAREIAEKLGVGKSAVTMRLERFRSRIKRELLRRVLAGRWE, encoded by the coding sequence GTGGGTTCCTCGGAGGGGTTGACGGAATGGGTACTGCGGGCGTCCCGAGGGGAGGCGTCCGCCTACAGTGAGCTGTATCGACGCTCCCGGCCCATGGTGGCCAGGCTGGTGGCGGGGTTCGCCCCCCTGGACCCCGACGAGGTGGAGGACGTCATCCAGGAGACCTTCGTCCGGGCCTTCCGGGCGCTCCCGAGGCTGAAGGAGGTGGGGGCCTTCGAGGCCTGGCTCCTCTCCATCGCCCGCAACCGCGCGCGGACGCGGCTGGAGCGCAAGTCGAGCACGCGACGGCTGGAGGACGATGTCGCGGACCCGGAGCCGGACTCGGTTCCGCACATTCCGGAGGCGCTCCAACTGGAGCGCGACATCGAGGTGGTGCGGCGGCTCATCGCGGAGCTGCCGGAGGGCGAGGAGAAGCGGACGGTGCAGCTCTTCTACATTGAGGGCGAGCTGTCCGCGCGAGAGATTGCCGAGAAGCTCGGCGTGGGAAAGAGCGCGGTGACGATGCGGCTGGAGCGGTTCCGCTCCCGCATCAAGCGCGAGTTGCTCCGGCGGGTGCTCGCCGGTCGGTGGGAGTGA
- a CDS encoding DUF3592 domain-containing protein produces MSAELPSDVRTLLSELTTWHFRLPVHHFAPLTGHTVEADALLYGELGYADETLFLYGYCVGEDEYCFLYDTPWDEVHRALNGTSPNEWYDGLVMPRAFRVRYSVSAPERHEMVDPLLRSMMERPYRYLGTRAAVARPLTATAEEVLRDIDRWDERLRYLRRGRYLVPQDVSQTAEWTPAVARFGGLVGRGEAEYAHYRYEVGGTSYVFAVKTVPPISRMTPSDHSPQASRKRRRAHLALARRQEQGFRLLSSGQEIGVRFNPKEPAEHVLGAPMLPAGAPPLDIDPSTGVYQLEPIVFPRSK; encoded by the coding sequence ATGTCCGCTGAACTCCCGTCCGATGTCCGCACGCTCCTGTCGGAGCTCACCACCTGGCATTTTCGATTGCCGGTCCATCACTTCGCCCCGCTGACAGGACATACGGTGGAGGCGGATGCGCTGCTCTATGGCGAGCTGGGCTATGCGGACGAGACGCTGTTCCTCTATGGCTACTGCGTGGGGGAGGACGAGTACTGCTTCCTCTATGACACGCCGTGGGACGAGGTGCACCGCGCCCTGAACGGCACGTCCCCCAACGAGTGGTACGACGGCCTGGTGATGCCGCGCGCCTTCCGGGTGCGCTACTCCGTCTCGGCGCCCGAGCGGCACGAGATGGTCGACCCGCTGCTGCGGTCGATGATGGAGCGACCGTACCGCTACCTGGGGACTCGCGCCGCCGTGGCCCGCCCGCTCACGGCGACCGCGGAGGAAGTCCTCCGCGACATCGACCGCTGGGACGAGCGGCTGCGCTACCTTCGTCGTGGACGGTATCTGGTGCCCCAGGATGTGTCCCAGACGGCGGAGTGGACACCCGCGGTGGCCCGGTTCGGGGGGCTGGTGGGACGCGGCGAAGCGGAATATGCGCACTACCGCTACGAGGTGGGCGGGACTTCGTACGTGTTCGCGGTGAAGACCGTGCCGCCCATCTCGCGGATGACCCCGAGCGACCACTCGCCCCAGGCCTCACGGAAGCGGCGGCGGGCCCATCTGGCCCTGGCGCGGCGGCAGGAGCAGGGCTTCCGGCTGCTTTCGAGCGGGCAGGAAATCGGGGTGCGGTTCAATCCGAAGGAGCCCGCGGAACACGTGCTCGGCGCTCCGATGCTTCCGGCGGGGGCACCGCCGCTGGACATCGACCCTTCCACGGGCGTGTACCAGCTCGAGCCCATCGTGTTTCCCCGGTCGAAGTAG
- a CDS encoding NAD(P)-dependent alcohol dehydrogenase, giving the protein MKAIVCPRYGPPDVLRLEEVEKPAPRDDEVLIAVRAASVNAADWHLMRGDPYLMRLAMGFRGPKFAILGADVAGQVVAVGKNVTRLRPGEEVFGDISDCGFGSFAEYVCAREAKLLPKPANLTFEETAAVPMAAVTALEGLRGAGRIQAGQHVLIHGASGGVGSFAVQLAKALGAEVTAACGSGKQDMVRALGADHVIDYTREDVTRNGHAYDLILDAAAYRSIFDFKRALSPTGTYVVAGGSTGSLFQAMLLGPLRSSSKGRKFRNYLSMPNRENLTFVKELLEARKVVPFIDRRFPLSDVPDAIRHLEARRTRGKLVIAM; this is encoded by the coding sequence ATGAAAGCCATCGTCTGTCCCCGATACGGTCCTCCCGACGTCCTCCGGCTCGAAGAGGTCGAGAAGCCGGCCCCACGCGACGACGAAGTCCTGATTGCCGTTCGTGCGGCCTCGGTGAACGCAGCCGACTGGCACCTCATGCGAGGGGACCCATACCTCATGCGTCTCGCCATGGGGTTCCGGGGACCGAAGTTCGCAATCCTCGGCGCGGATGTCGCGGGGCAGGTCGTCGCCGTCGGGAAGAATGTCACGCGGCTTCGGCCAGGCGAGGAGGTCTTCGGAGACATCTCCGACTGCGGCTTCGGCTCCTTCGCCGAGTACGTCTGCGCGCGCGAGGCGAAGCTGTTGCCGAAGCCGGCGAACCTGACCTTCGAGGAAACGGCCGCCGTGCCCATGGCCGCCGTCACCGCGCTCGAGGGCCTGCGCGGCGCCGGACGGATTCAGGCGGGCCAACACGTCCTCATCCACGGCGCATCGGGCGGAGTGGGCTCGTTCGCCGTGCAGCTCGCCAAGGCGCTCGGAGCGGAGGTCACCGCGGCTTGCGGCAGCGGGAAGCAGGACATGGTGCGCGCTCTCGGCGCGGACCACGTCATCGACTACACCCGGGAGGATGTCACCCGGAACGGGCACGCGTACGACCTCATCCTCGACGCCGCGGCCTATCGCTCCATCTTCGACTTCAAGCGTGCCCTGAGCCCCACGGGGACCTACGTCGTGGCGGGAGGCTCCACCGGTTCACTCTTCCAGGCCATGCTCCTCGGCCCGCTGAGGTCGAGCTCGAAGGGCAGGAAGTTCCGCAACTACCTGTCGATGCCGAACCGGGAGAACCTGACCTTCGTCAAGGAGCTCCTCGAGGCCCGCAAGGTCGTCCCGTTCATCGACCGGCGCTTCCCGCTGAGCGACGTCCCCGACGCCATCCGGCATCTCGAAGCCAGACGCACGCGAGGGAAGCTGGTCATCGCGATGTGA
- a CDS encoding YciI family protein codes for MRVMVLIKATKNSEAGVMPGEKLLADMGNFNEELVKAGIMLAGEGLHPSRKGKRVRFSGGKKSVLDGPFAETKELLAGYWVWQVKSMEEAVEWVRRCPDPMPGEDAEIEIRPIFEAEDFGAEFTPELRAQEDRLRAELERPRGS; via the coding sequence ATGCGAGTCATGGTGCTGATCAAGGCGACGAAGAACTCCGAGGCCGGCGTGATGCCTGGCGAGAAGCTGCTCGCCGACATGGGCAACTTCAACGAGGAGCTGGTCAAGGCCGGCATCATGCTGGCAGGCGAAGGCCTCCACCCGAGCCGCAAGGGCAAGCGGGTGCGGTTCTCGGGCGGGAAGAAGAGCGTCCTCGACGGTCCGTTCGCCGAGACCAAGGAACTGCTCGCCGGCTATTGGGTCTGGCAGGTGAAGTCGATGGAGGAGGCCGTGGAATGGGTTCGCCGCTGCCCTGACCCCATGCCCGGCGAGGACGCGGAGATCGAGATCCGTCCCATCTTCGAGGCCGAGGACTTCGGCGCCGAGTTCACGCCGGAGCTGCGCGCCCAGGAGGATCGGCTGCGCGCCGAGCTCGAGCGGCCGCGCGGTTCTTGA